A DNA window from Gemmatimonadota bacterium contains the following coding sequences:
- the ruvC gene encoding crossover junction endodeoxyribonuclease RuvC — translation MTVLGIDPGTAATGYGVVAHGGDGAVSLLECGVVRADPAAPLAQRLREIYEGVGEVLERHAPDQVAVESVFYARNVRTAVVLAHVRGTVLLVAALRGLPVAEYAPAEIKSAVAGSGRATKEQVQYMLQRLLRLKTPPAPADAADGIAVALCHCYSGGPRLAALRLPAQGA, via the coding sequence TTGACCGTCCTGGGCATTGACCCGGGCACCGCAGCCACAGGCTACGGCGTCGTCGCACACGGTGGCGATGGCGCCGTTTCCTTGCTCGAGTGCGGCGTGGTGCGCGCCGACCCGGCCGCGCCGCTGGCGCAGCGGCTGCGCGAGATCTATGAGGGCGTGGGTGAGGTGCTCGAGCGCCATGCCCCGGACCAGGTAGCGGTCGAGAGCGTGTTCTACGCGCGCAATGTGCGCACGGCTGTGGTGCTGGCGCACGTGCGTGGCACCGTGCTGCTGGTTGCCGCGCTGCGCGGGTTGCCGGTGGCGGAGTACGCGCCCGCGGAGATCAAGAGTGCTGTAGCCGGCAGCGGGCGTGCCACCAAGGAGCAGGTCCAGTACATGCTGCAGCGACTGCTGCGGCTCAAGACGCCGCCCGCCCCGGCGGACGCCGCCGATGGCATCGCCGTCGCCCTCTGCCACTGCTACAGCGGCGGTCCGCGTCTCGCGGCGCTGCGGCTGCCGGCCCAAGGCGCATGA
- the ruvA gene encoding Holliday junction branch migration protein RuvA, translated as MISRVRGTLLRRQLEAIEVLTAGGVAYQIEIPHTVFERLPREGAEIELRTYQVVREDAVALYGFLDEQERSIFTRLLAASGVGPRLALSMLSTLSPERLVRAITERDTALLRQVPGVGRKTAERLILELADKLDDLAVAAAGPRPEGRGAEEAIGALIALGYSPAAATTAVRRAIDEKGALDGVALIRHALATVGGAT; from the coding sequence ATGATCAGCCGGGTGCGGGGCACGCTGCTGCGCCGGCAGCTCGAGGCCATCGAGGTGCTCACGGCGGGCGGCGTCGCCTACCAGATCGAGATCCCCCATACAGTGTTCGAGCGGCTGCCGCGCGAGGGCGCGGAAATCGAGTTGCGCACCTACCAGGTGGTGCGCGAGGACGCGGTCGCCCTCTACGGCTTCCTGGACGAGCAGGAGCGCTCCATCTTCACCCGCCTGCTGGCCGCCTCGGGCGTCGGGCCGCGCCTCGCGCTCAGCATGCTCTCGACCCTCTCACCCGAGCGGCTCGTGCGGGCCATCACCGAGCGGGACACGGCGCTGCTCCGGCAGGTGCCGGGCGTGGGCCGGAAGACGGCGGAGCGGCTGATCCTCGAGCTGGCGGACAAGCTGGATGACCTGGCCGTGGCAGCGGCCGGGCCGCGGCCGGAAGGGCGGGGCGCTGAGGAGGCGATCGGTGCCTTGATCGCGCTGGGCTACTCGCCCGCCGCCGCGACCACGGCGGTGCGCCGCGCCATTGACGAGAAGGGCGCGCTGGACGGAGTCGCCCTGATCAGGCACGCGCTGGCAACGGTAGGAGGGGCGACGTGA
- a CDS encoding type II toxin-antitoxin system RelE/ParE family toxin, with amino-acid sequence MRHDILLSPNAVVELRALPAFVRAQVRDGMERHLRHQPTKVSKSRIKRLRGLSRPQYRLRVGEVRVFYDVREGTVEVLAIVSKAEAEGWLEQEGVPSEGSPGR; translated from the coding sequence ATGCGCCACGACATTCTCCTGTCCCCGAACGCCGTGGTCGAGCTCCGCGCACTTCCGGCGTTCGTTCGGGCGCAGGTGCGGGATGGCATGGAGCGGCATCTCCGTCACCAACCGACGAAGGTCAGCAAGAGCCGGATCAAGCGGCTGCGGGGCCTGAGTCGACCCCAGTACCGGCTGCGAGTCGGAGAGGTTCGGGTTTTCTATGACGTCAGGGAAGGCACGGTCGAAGTCCTCGCCATCGTCAGCAAGGCCGAGGCGGAAGGATGGCTTGAGCAGGAGGGGGTCCCGAGTGAGGGAAGTCCCGGTCGCTGA
- a CDS encoding YebC/PmpR family DNA-binding transcriptional regulator — protein MAGHSKWAQIKRKKAANDARRGQAFTKLIREIAVAAREAGGDPNFNPRLRLAVDTARAANMPNENIERAIKRGTGELAGAHFEEVTYEGYGPGGVALYIQALTDNLKRTVADIRHILEKHGGNLGQSGSVAWQFDRKGQIYLDAMRYEEDAALEAALDAGAEDLQREDEAYIVTTDVASFHAVQEALRRRGIQVEQAELAMVPRAAVHVEGAEAQRLLKLLEALEDADDVQKVYSNLDVDEATLAEVAS, from the coding sequence GTGGCCGGGCACAGCAAGTGGGCTCAGATCAAGCGCAAGAAGGCGGCCAACGATGCCCGGCGCGGCCAGGCGTTCACCAAGCTGATCCGCGAGATTGCGGTGGCCGCGCGCGAGGCGGGCGGCGATCCCAACTTCAACCCGCGGCTGCGGCTGGCCGTGGACACGGCTCGTGCGGCCAACATGCCCAACGAGAACATCGAGCGCGCCATCAAGCGGGGCACAGGTGAGCTGGCCGGCGCGCACTTCGAGGAGGTGACGTACGAGGGGTATGGCCCCGGCGGCGTCGCCCTGTATATCCAGGCCTTGACGGACAACCTGAAGCGCACGGTCGCGGACATCCGGCATATCCTGGAGAAGCACGGCGGCAACCTGGGGCAGAGCGGCTCGGTGGCCTGGCAGTTCGACCGCAAGGGTCAGATCTACCTCGATGCCATGCGCTACGAGGAGGACGCCGCGCTGGAGGCGGCGCTGGATGCCGGGGCCGAGGACCTGCAGCGTGAAGACGAGGCGTACATCGTGACCACAGACGTGGCCAGCTTCCATGCCGTGCAGGAGGCGCTGCGCCGGCGCGGCATCCAGGTCGAGCAGGCCGAGCTGGCCATGGTGCCGCGCGCGGCCGTGCACGTGGAGGGCGCGGAAGCGCAGCGGCTGCTCAAGCTGCTGGAAGCGCTCGAGGACGCGGACGACGTGCAGAAGGTGTACTCGAACCTGGATGTGGACGAGGCGACGCTGGCCGAGGTCGCCTCTTGA
- a CDS encoding type II toxin-antitoxin system Phd/YefM family antitoxin has translation MREVPVAEIKDDFSRYLRLATEEEILITRHGQPAGVLIGFASEDDWFEYRLEHDPEFLRRVAQARAALRRGEGVRLEDLRI, from the coding sequence GTGAGGGAAGTCCCGGTCGCTGAGATCAAGGACGACTTCTCACGTTACCTGCGCCTGGCGACCGAAGAAGAGATTCTGATCACGCGCCATGGACAGCCGGCGGGTGTCCTGATCGGGTTCGCTTCGGAGGACGATTGGTTCGAGTACCGGCTCGAACATGACCCCGAGTTCCTGCGGCGCGTGGCTCAGGCGCGCGCCGCGTTGCGCCGGGGCGAGGGCGTACGACTAGAGGATCTCCGAATCTAG